The genomic region CGGGCCTGCACCGCCGCGATGGCCGGCATCTACCACCGGCTGCTCGGCCGGATCGCCGCGGAGCCCGAGTCGGTGCTGCGCGGCCGGGTCTCGCTGCCGGGCTGGGAGAAGGCGTACGTCGCGCTCTCCGGTCTGGCCGGAGGCCGCTCTTGAGCGCTGGCCCAGGGACGCTCCTGATCCTCGCGGATCCGGGGCAGTACAGCTGCAAGGACGGATCCACCAGCAGGGAGGCGAGATGACCGGGCGAGCCGAGACGGCCGGCCTCCCCCAGCCGTCGGCCGGGGGGACCCCGGCGGCCGTGGTGGTCGGCGGCGGTCTGGCGGGGATCACCGCCGCGCTCCGGCTGGCCGAGGCCGGCCACCGGGTCACCCTGCTGGAAGCCCGCCCCCGGTTGGGCGGGCTGGCCTTCTCGTTCCGCCGGGGCGAGCTGACCGTGGACAACGGCCAGCACGTCTTCCTGCGCTGCTGCACCGCCTACCGCGGCCTGATCGAGCGACTCGGGGCCGGCAGCCAGATGGAGATCCAGCCGCGGCTGGACGTCCCGGTGCTCTCGGTACGGGAGACGGCGCGCGGCGCCCGGCACCGGCTCGGCCGGTTGCGCCGGGCGGCGCTGCCGGTCCCGCTGCACCTGGCCGCCAGCCTGGCGACCTACCCGCACCTGGACTCGCTGGACCGCCTGCGGGTGGTCCGCGGCGCCCTCGCCCTGCAGCGCCTGGACCTCGCCGACCCGGCGCTGGACCGGCTCTCCTTCGGTGAGTGGCTGCGCGCGCACGGCCAGAGCGAGCGCACCGTCGCCGCGCTGTGGGACCTGGTCGGCATCGCCACCCTGAACGCGCGGGCCGACGAGGTCTCGCTGGCGCTGGCCGCGATGGTCTTCAAGACCGGCCTGCTCACCGACCCGGGCGCCAGCGACATCGGCATCGCCGCGGTGCCGCTCGGCGCGGTCCACCACGACACCGCGCTGGCCGAGCTGGCCAAGGCCGAGGTCGGGGTCCGGCTGCGCACCAAGGCCGTGGAGCTGAAGTCCGACGCGTCCGGGCAGCACACGGTGCGCCTGGAGAACGGTGAACTGCTGACCGCCGACACCGTGGTGCTGGCCGGCGCCCAGGAGACGGCCGCCGCGCTGCTGCCGCCGGAGTCGATCGACGAGCAGCAGCGGCTGGGCGAGCTCGGCTACGCGCCGATCCTCAACGTGCACGTGGTCTACGACCGCAAGGTGCTGCGCCGGCCGTTCTTCGCCGCGCTGGACTCCCCGGTGCAGTGGGTCTTCGACCGTACCCAGCACTCGGGCCTGGCGCGGACCCGGCCCGGCGCGCAGTACCTGGCGCTCTCCCAGTCCGCGGTGCGGGACGAGATCGACCTGCCGGTCTCCGAGCTGCGCGCCCGCTACCTGCCGGAGCTGGAGCGCCTGCTGCCGGCCGCGCGGGGCGCCGAGGTGCTCGACTTCTTCGTCACCCGCGAGCGCACCGCCACCTTCGACCCGGCGCCGGGCACCGCCGCGCTGCGCCCCGGGCCCGCCACCAGGGTCCCGGGCCTGCTGCTGGCCGGCTCGTGGACCGCCACCGGCTGGCCCGCCACGATGGAGAGCGCCGTGCGCAGCGGCCATGCCGCCGCCGACGCCGCCCTGGCCGCCGCCGGTCACCGGGTCCCGGTCGACCGGGGCGACGGGCGGTGGCCGCGATGACCGCCCCGTCAGACACCGCGCCGTCGGAGACG from Kitasatospora azatica KCTC 9699 harbors:
- the hpnE gene encoding hydroxysqualene dehydroxylase HpnE, coding for MTGRAETAGLPQPSAGGTPAAVVVGGGLAGITAALRLAEAGHRVTLLEARPRLGGLAFSFRRGELTVDNGQHVFLRCCTAYRGLIERLGAGSQMEIQPRLDVPVLSVRETARGARHRLGRLRRAALPVPLHLAASLATYPHLDSLDRLRVVRGALALQRLDLADPALDRLSFGEWLRAHGQSERTVAALWDLVGIATLNARADEVSLALAAMVFKTGLLTDPGASDIGIAAVPLGAVHHDTALAELAKAEVGVRLRTKAVELKSDASGQHTVRLENGELLTADTVVLAGAQETAAALLPPESIDEQQRLGELGYAPILNVHVVYDRKVLRRPFFAALDSPVQWVFDRTQHSGLARTRPGAQYLALSQSAVRDEIDLPVSELRARYLPELERLLPAARGAEVLDFFVTRERTATFDPAPGTAALRPGPATRVPGLLLAGSWTATGWPATMESAVRSGHAAADAALAAAGHRVPVDRGDGRWPR